Proteins found in one Amycolatopsis aidingensis genomic segment:
- a CDS encoding lantibiotic dehydratase: MPEVFRGTRMPSASAVLFCFPPAGSGPEPFQDWLPRLPSTVDIRVLAVPADAEMIAEAVLAEADRPYACYGHGDGGLLALDVLGLLRDRGGPSPLRCYLGGPRPPERPEPPPAPLVDLTGAADLTGSLATDLDQALAPGVRLVPLPGTHWQVWSAGMLRTAGFPAQGLDLLGAPDCAAVADAHLDGHTGREDFLSAFGTAARAVGTRLAGVAADPLFREAVSWQNPGAVTALDKLAAADPSGPSTSKRREREKIVARYWSRYCGKNDSIGFFGPVCWAEVADGAEAVRAEPGPELLRRRMVRLEWWALTAFADSYGTDPRVRAWYPLGLQPHHALREGTLLRPADPPLRLRPAEATVLALCDGSRPACEIARLAIADPDSGLRKESDVYLLADRLRRQGLLRWRLDLPYDLTAEEFLRSWIDRIGDQAVRERVATDFRRIGAARDRLAAAAGDADLVRAAMTGLDTEFRAITGMPPRQRAGETYAGRALCYEDTERDLELTVGEPVLAALAGPLDLLLRAARWLTVAVADAYRDAFRVLYKELAEELGTGSVPLGELWFLANGLVYGVGERPVDAVMAEFVRRWSGLLGLDSGTDGARRIQLSSAELDGPAARAFPAEGPGWSGGRLHSPDLNLCAASVDELRRGEFTAVLGELHAAWLTCSSGFFVDFHPDRAALVDAVHRDLGHRTVPLYPTDFPMLTARLADLLVGPEDRRVGHAPAPVWDPERVLPVSGLTVTEREGELLASDEHGNSWPLVELFGEFLGTFTADAYKLVGSAAHTPRISIDRLVVARETWRTTIEATGLSDVDDYAGRYLAARRLRRGLGLPERVFVKIGTETKPCYLDLTSPVSVSALCTMLRTARGTHGPEVPVTITELLPTPEQAWVTDAEGRRYYSELRLHVRDPRTAARQGSHR; the protein is encoded by the coding sequence ATGCCTGAGGTTTTCAGGGGTACCCGGATGCCCTCCGCGAGCGCCGTGCTGTTCTGCTTCCCTCCCGCCGGGTCCGGACCGGAGCCGTTCCAGGACTGGCTGCCACGCCTTCCATCCACTGTGGACATCAGGGTGCTCGCCGTCCCGGCGGACGCGGAGATGATCGCCGAGGCCGTGCTGGCCGAGGCGGACCGGCCCTATGCCTGCTACGGCCACGGCGACGGTGGCCTGCTCGCCCTCGACGTGCTCGGGTTACTGCGCGACCGGGGCGGCCCGTCGCCGCTGCGCTGCTACCTCGGTGGTCCCCGCCCGCCGGAGCGGCCCGAGCCGCCACCGGCCCCGCTGGTCGACCTCACCGGCGCCGCGGACCTCACCGGCTCCCTCGCCACCGACCTGGACCAGGCCCTCGCCCCCGGGGTGCGGCTGGTGCCGCTGCCGGGGACCCATTGGCAGGTCTGGTCGGCCGGGATGCTGCGCACAGCCGGATTCCCCGCCCAAGGGCTGGACCTGCTCGGCGCGCCGGACTGCGCGGCCGTCGCGGACGCGCACCTGGACGGACACACCGGCCGGGAGGACTTCCTCTCCGCCTTCGGCACGGCGGCCCGCGCGGTCGGCACCCGCCTCGCCGGGGTGGCGGCCGACCCGCTGTTCCGGGAGGCGGTGAGCTGGCAGAACCCCGGCGCGGTGACGGCGCTGGACAAGCTCGCCGCGGCCGACCCGAGCGGCCCGAGCACCAGCAAGCGGCGGGAGCGGGAGAAGATCGTCGCGCGTTACTGGTCCCGGTACTGCGGCAAGAACGACAGCATCGGGTTCTTCGGGCCGGTCTGCTGGGCCGAGGTGGCCGATGGCGCGGAGGCAGTGCGTGCCGAACCGGGCCCGGAACTGCTACGCAGGCGCATGGTGCGGCTGGAATGGTGGGCGCTGACCGCCTTCGCCGACTCCTACGGCACCGATCCGCGGGTCCGCGCCTGGTACCCACTCGGCTTACAGCCGCACCACGCGCTGCGGGAGGGGACCCTGCTGCGTCCTGCCGACCCTCCGCTGCGGCTGCGCCCCGCCGAGGCCACCGTACTGGCGCTGTGCGATGGGAGCAGGCCGGCATGCGAGATAGCCCGGCTCGCCATCGCCGACCCGGACTCGGGGCTGCGCAAGGAAAGCGACGTCTACCTGCTGGCGGACCGGCTACGCAGGCAGGGCCTGCTGCGCTGGCGGCTCGACCTGCCCTATGACCTCACCGCGGAGGAGTTCCTGCGCTCCTGGATCGACCGGATCGGCGACCAGGCCGTACGGGAACGGGTCGCCACTGACTTCCGGCGGATCGGTGCGGCCAGGGACCGCCTGGCCGCCGCGGCCGGCGATGCCGACCTGGTCCGGGCAGCCATGACCGGGCTGGACACGGAGTTCCGCGCGATCACCGGGATGCCGCCGCGGCAGCGGGCAGGCGAGACCTACGCGGGCCGCGCGCTGTGCTACGAGGACACCGAACGGGACCTGGAGCTGACCGTCGGCGAGCCGGTGCTGGCGGCGCTGGCCGGGCCGCTGGACCTGCTGCTGCGGGCGGCGCGCTGGCTCACCGTTGCCGTCGCCGATGCCTACCGGGACGCCTTCCGCGTGCTGTACAAGGAACTCGCCGAGGAACTCGGTACCGGCAGCGTGCCGCTTGGCGAGCTGTGGTTTCTTGCCAACGGCCTGGTCTACGGCGTCGGCGAGCGGCCGGTGGACGCGGTGATGGCCGAGTTCGTCCGGCGCTGGTCCGGCCTGCTCGGCCTCGACTCCGGCACGGATGGTGCCCGCCGGATCCAGCTCAGCTCAGCCGAGCTGGACGGGCCCGCCGCGCGGGCCTTCCCCGCCGAGGGACCGGGCTGGTCCGGGGGGCGGCTGCACAGCCCGGACCTGAACCTGTGCGCGGCGAGTGTGGACGAGCTGCGGCGCGGCGAGTTCACCGCCGTGCTCGGCGAGCTGCACGCCGCATGGCTGACCTGCTCGTCCGGGTTCTTCGTGGACTTCCACCCCGACCGCGCGGCGCTGGTCGATGCCGTGCACCGGGATCTCGGGCACCGCACCGTACCGCTGTATCCCACCGACTTCCCGATGCTCACCGCCCGCCTTGCCGACCTGCTGGTCGGACCGGAGGACCGGCGGGTAGGGCACGCACCGGCCCCGGTATGGGACCCGGAACGGGTGCTCCCGGTCAGCGGGCTCACCGTGACCGAACGGGAGGGTGAGCTGCTGGCCAGCGATGAGCACGGGAACTCCTGGCCGCTGGTCGAGCTGTTCGGCGAGTTCCTCGGCACCTTCACCGCGGACGCCTACAAGCTGGTCGGCTCCGCAGCGCACACGCCGCGGATCAGCATCGACCGGCTGGTGGTGGCGCGCGAGACCTGGCGCACCACCATCGAAGCCACCGGACTGTCCGATGTAGACGACTACGCCGGGCGCTACCTCGCGGCCCGCAGGCTCCGCCGCGGGCTGGGCCTGCCGGAACGGGTGTTCGTCAAGATCGGCACCGAGACCAAGCCGTGCTACCTGGATCTCACCAGCCCGGTGTCGGTCTCCGCACTGTGCACCATGCTGCGTACCGCGCGCGGGACGCACGGGCCGGAGGTGCCGGTCACGATCACCGAGCTGCTGCCAACCCCCGAACAGGCATGGGTCACCGACGCCGAAGGGCGCCGCTACTACTCGGAGCTGCGGCTGCACGTGCGGGACCCGCGCACCGCAGCCCGGCAGGGGAGCCACCGATGA
- a CDS encoding beta-ketoacyl [acyl carrier protein] synthase domain-containing protein has product MTAAAEDSIAVIGMACRVPGAADVDTFWHNQLAGVDAVRRYTAAELRASGLDEETSTDPHYVAAYGHLDGLAEFDAGFFGYTAEEAARIDPQQRLFLEVATTALADAGHDPAARRETVGVYAGAAASRYFLFHVLPSLPPTEWEDAIPGNPPDFVPARVAYKLGLTGPAVAVQTACSSSLVAICQAAQGLLDYRCDLAIAGGAAVISTQQNGYRYRQGGPLSPDGVCRAFDAKASGMVFGNGAGAVVLKRLPDALADGDHVDAVLPGWAVNNDGAARAGFTAPGMDGQSAVVTEALACAQADPDSIGLVEAHGSATAVGDAIEFGALCQAFRTDARRFCALGSAKTAIGNLDAAAGVVGLIKAVCAVREGRIPPLLHFASPNPEIDLETGPFYVNQDALPWPERHPVRRAGVSSFGLGGTNAHVLVEHRAGEHSPRPRRPLPRFRRERHWIEPMDPRAKREAG; this is encoded by the coding sequence ATGACGGCCGCGGCTGAGGACTCGATCGCGGTGATCGGCATGGCCTGCCGGGTGCCGGGCGCCGCGGACGTGGACACCTTCTGGCACAACCAGCTCGCCGGGGTGGACGCGGTGCGCCGGTACACCGCGGCCGAGCTGCGCGCATCCGGCCTGGACGAGGAGACCAGCACCGACCCGCACTACGTCGCAGCCTACGGCCACCTGGACGGGCTCGCCGAGTTCGACGCCGGGTTCTTCGGCTACACCGCGGAGGAGGCCGCCCGCATCGACCCGCAGCAGCGGCTGTTCCTCGAGGTGGCGACCACCGCGCTGGCCGACGCCGGGCACGACCCCGCGGCCCGGCGGGAAACCGTCGGGGTGTACGCCGGTGCCGCTGCCAGCCGGTACTTCCTGTTCCACGTGCTGCCCAGCCTGCCGCCCACGGAATGGGAGGACGCGATTCCCGGCAATCCGCCGGACTTCGTGCCCGCGCGAGTGGCCTACAAGCTCGGCCTCACCGGGCCCGCGGTGGCGGTGCAGACGGCCTGCTCCTCCTCCCTGGTCGCGATCTGCCAGGCCGCGCAGGGCCTGCTGGACTACCGGTGCGACCTGGCGATCGCGGGCGGGGCCGCGGTGATCTCCACTCAGCAGAACGGCTACCGGTACCGGCAGGGTGGTCCGCTGTCCCCGGACGGGGTCTGCCGTGCGTTCGACGCCAAGGCGTCCGGGATGGTGTTCGGCAACGGGGCGGGGGCTGTGGTGCTCAAGCGACTGCCCGACGCCCTCGCCGATGGCGACCATGTGGACGCCGTGCTGCCGGGCTGGGCGGTGAACAACGACGGCGCGGCGCGCGCCGGCTTCACCGCGCCCGGGATGGACGGCCAGTCCGCTGTGGTCACCGAGGCACTGGCCTGCGCGCAGGCCGATCCGGACAGCATCGGGCTGGTCGAGGCACACGGCAGTGCCACCGCGGTCGGCGACGCCATCGAGTTCGGCGCGCTGTGCCAGGCTTTCCGCACCGACGCGCGCCGGTTCTGCGCGCTGGGCTCGGCCAAGACGGCCATCGGGAACCTGGACGCCGCGGCCGGGGTGGTCGGCCTGATCAAGGCGGTCTGCGCGGTGCGGGAAGGGCGGATCCCGCCGCTGCTGCACTTCGCGAGCCCCAACCCGGAGATCGACCTGGAAACCGGTCCGTTCTACGTCAACCAGGACGCCCTCCCCTGGCCGGAGCGCCACCCGGTGCGCCGGGCCGGGGTCAGCTCCTTCGGTCTCGGCGGCACCAACGCGCATGTCCTGGTGGAGCACCGGGCTGGGGAGCACAGTCCGCGCCCGCGCCGCCCGCTGCCGAGGTTCCGGCGCGAGCGGCACTGGATCGAACCCATGGACCCGCGTGCGAAGCGGGAGGCAGGATGA
- a CDS encoding lantibiotic dehydratase has product MNHEHLTELPGTPWRVWRDGLLRSAGFPVDVLESFAAPECAEVADAHLEGSAADTEFTAAFDAATVALGRAVYAVSADPRFREAITWQNPGALNGPAGVLRDGPDAPRNERRRRREEVVAKYAQRYSGKNDTIGFFGPMCWVEVDAAAPPLTGGHGPGLTGVRRVFFEWWALVAVAESIAADDAVRPWLPVALQPQLTVEGRRLLAPGRKPVELSPAQAAVLSRCDGRSTAHEVARACVADQESGIRRESDVDALLELFARQETIRWEFVLPMNLAAEDELHRQVTAIGDERARKRAAATLARMRAARDALAAAAGPEAVAAAMATLESEFTEITGRTAQHRAGQTYAGRTLCHLETARDAEFSFGGKVLAALAPLDPLLRSTRWLTSTLAGTYRAELTGLHAELAAELGSTEVPFAQLWFLGLGSLFGAQRPADAVIEEFGRRWTKVLGLDNLEPGTDRLDLSTAALAEAVAAEFGEAGPGWATSRLHAPDVHLCAPSTEALARGEFDVVLGELHIGMPALDTDFFRLGHPDPGRLLAAMRSELPAGRAHPLLPPDWPKQCARNADWMYGPEDVQLGFTAAPGADPDRLLPITALTVVPGADGTLLARAPDGRQWPLLEMFASFVGTHAFDTWKLAGSDGHTPRVTVDGLVLVRRTWRCTVAGTGLTEVSGERDRYLAVRRWARDLGLPQRVFVRVGTEIKPCFADLTSPVFTRILCTLLRSARRAGGPDTEVAVTEMLPTPDQAWLTDAEGRRYCSELRLHVSDPAGREDGNA; this is encoded by the coding sequence ATGAACCACGAACACCTGACCGAACTGCCCGGTACCCCGTGGCGGGTCTGGCGGGACGGGCTGCTGCGCTCGGCCGGTTTCCCGGTGGACGTGCTGGAGTCCTTCGCGGCGCCGGAATGCGCCGAGGTGGCCGATGCGCACCTGGAAGGGTCGGCTGCGGATACCGAGTTCACCGCGGCCTTCGACGCCGCAACGGTCGCGCTCGGCAGGGCCGTGTACGCGGTGTCCGCCGACCCGCGTTTCCGCGAGGCCATCACCTGGCAGAACCCCGGCGCGCTGAACGGTCCCGCGGGCGTACTGCGAGACGGCCCGGACGCTCCGCGCAACGAACGGCGCCGCAGGCGGGAGGAGGTGGTGGCCAAGTACGCCCAGCGTTACAGCGGGAAGAACGACACCATCGGCTTCTTCGGTCCGATGTGCTGGGTGGAGGTGGACGCGGCCGCGCCGCCGCTGACCGGCGGCCACGGCCCCGGGCTGACCGGGGTACGCCGGGTGTTCTTCGAATGGTGGGCGCTGGTCGCGGTGGCCGAGAGCATCGCGGCGGACGACGCGGTCCGGCCGTGGCTGCCGGTGGCACTGCAACCCCAGCTCACCGTCGAGGGGCGCAGGCTACTGGCCCCCGGCAGGAAGCCGGTGGAACTCTCCCCCGCACAGGCGGCCGTGCTGTCCCGCTGCGACGGCCGGAGCACCGCACACGAGGTCGCCCGCGCGTGCGTGGCCGACCAGGAATCCGGCATCCGCCGGGAGTCCGATGTGGACGCATTGCTGGAGCTGTTCGCCCGGCAGGAGACCATCCGGTGGGAGTTCGTGCTGCCGATGAACCTCGCCGCGGAGGACGAGCTGCACCGCCAGGTGACCGCCATCGGCGACGAACGAGCCAGGAAGCGGGCCGCCGCGACGCTGGCCAGGATGCGCGCGGCGCGGGACGCACTGGCCGCGGCCGCGGGCCCGGAGGCGGTCGCCGCGGCCATGGCGACGCTGGAGTCGGAGTTCACCGAGATCACCGGCCGGACCGCGCAGCACCGCGCGGGCCAGACCTACGCCGGGCGCACCCTGTGCCATCTCGAGACCGCAAGGGACGCGGAGTTCTCCTTCGGCGGCAAGGTGCTCGCCGCGCTCGCGCCGCTCGATCCGCTGCTGCGGTCCACCCGCTGGCTGACCAGCACCCTGGCCGGTACCTACCGGGCGGAGCTGACCGGGCTGCACGCGGAGCTGGCCGCCGAGCTCGGCAGCACCGAGGTGCCCTTCGCCCAGCTGTGGTTCCTCGGTCTCGGCTCCCTGTTCGGCGCGCAGCGGCCCGCCGACGCGGTGATCGAGGAGTTCGGCAGGCGCTGGACCAAGGTGCTCGGGCTGGACAACCTCGAACCGGGCACCGACCGGCTCGACCTGAGCACGGCCGCGCTGGCCGAGGCGGTGGCCGCGGAGTTCGGGGAGGCCGGACCTGGCTGGGCCACCTCCCGGCTGCACGCCCCGGACGTGCACCTGTGCGCGCCCAGCACCGAGGCACTCGCCCGCGGCGAGTTCGACGTGGTGCTCGGCGAGCTGCACATCGGGATGCCCGCGCTGGACACCGACTTCTTCCGGCTCGGGCATCCGGACCCCGGGCGGCTGCTCGCGGCGATGCGCTCCGAGCTGCCAGCGGGCAGGGCGCATCCGCTGCTGCCACCGGACTGGCCGAAGCAGTGCGCCCGCAACGCCGACTGGATGTACGGGCCGGAGGACGTGCAGCTCGGCTTCACCGCGGCGCCGGGCGCCGACCCGGATCGGCTGCTGCCGATCACCGCGCTCACCGTCGTCCCCGGCGCGGACGGCACGCTGCTGGCCCGCGCGCCGGACGGCAGGCAGTGGCCGCTGCTGGAGATGTTCGCCAGCTTCGTCGGCACCCATGCCTTCGACACCTGGAAACTGGCCGGTTCCGACGGGCACACCCCGCGGGTCACCGTGGACGGCCTGGTGCTGGTCCGCCGGACCTGGCGCTGCACGGTGGCCGGAACCGGACTCACCGAGGTGAGCGGGGAGCGGGACCGCTACCTCGCGGTACGCCGCTGGGCCAGGGACCTCGGCCTGCCACAGCGGGTGTTCGTCCGGGTCGGTACCGAGATCAAGCCCTGCTTCGCCGACCTGACCAGCCCGGTGTTCACCCGCATCCTGTGCACCCTGTTGCGTTCGGCGCGGCGCGCGGGCGGTCCGGACACCGAGGTCGCCGTGACCGAGATGCTGCCCACTCCGGACCAGGCGTGGCTCACCGACGCCGAGGGCAGGCGGTACTGCTCCGAACTGCGCCTGCACGTGTCCGACCCGGCGGGGAGGGAGGACGGCAATGCCTGA
- a CDS encoding non-ribosomal peptide synthetase, with the protein MTAIRQDTTTIITAFAAKAAESPDAPAVIADDGELSYRRLAAGAAAVAEHIRRQRPDGPVALLCRHGATTIGALLGTLLAGCPYVPLDPTFPRDRLGYQLADSGAGLLLTDEGNRSFAERVASEAPQQPPVADIDPLLATESTVDPSELVSPAEPEDPAYLLYTSGSTGQPKGVWQSHRNVVFGARNHIRQFTITPADRTSVLTSFGFDMAVTDTFSALLSGAAAVPIDIRSTGLARLAALLAERGVTIYHSTPTVYRYLMAGLEGTGTLADLRVVLLGGEEVTARDVRSCREHIGPGCVFVNGYGTTEVSFIAQHHLPASAPLPDGIVPIGRPLDGIEVLLLDGDGKPGTEGEILVRSPHVALGYHGEASGAGSRFGTREGERTYRTGDLARRLPDGTLTFLGRADRQVKIRGHRVELGEVETRLADLPQVAQAAVLARRGAAGDDTELVGYAVPSEDGAFDPAAARDALAARLPAYMLPRVIVELAELPLTVTGKLDERALPAPPPPAPAAEQAARTELESVIARAWCETLGLDAVGRDEHFFDLGGHSLLMALVQLRLADALGSKPPMATLFAHPTVGALAEHLAGTATAEPEAGAAAADRAARRRQARTKRARR; encoded by the coding sequence ATGACCGCGATCCGTCAGGACACCACCACCATCATCACCGCGTTCGCCGCCAAGGCGGCCGAGTCGCCGGACGCCCCCGCGGTGATCGCCGACGACGGCGAGCTCAGCTACCGGCGGCTGGCCGCGGGTGCCGCCGCCGTCGCCGAGCACATCCGGCGGCAGCGGCCGGACGGCCCGGTGGCACTGCTGTGCAGGCACGGAGCCACCACCATCGGCGCGCTGCTCGGCACCCTGCTGGCCGGCTGCCCCTACGTCCCGCTGGACCCCACCTTCCCGCGCGACCGCCTCGGCTACCAGCTGGCCGACTCCGGGGCCGGGTTGCTGCTCACCGACGAGGGCAACCGTTCCTTCGCCGAGCGGGTGGCGAGCGAGGCGCCGCAGCAACCCCCGGTCGCCGATATCGACCCACTGCTGGCAACGGAGTCCACAGTAGACCCAAGTGAACTGGTGTCGCCCGCGGAGCCGGAGGACCCCGCCTACCTGCTGTACACCTCGGGCTCGACCGGGCAACCGAAGGGCGTGTGGCAAAGCCATCGCAATGTGGTCTTCGGCGCCCGCAACCACATCCGCCAGTTCACCATCACCCCCGCGGACCGCACCAGCGTGCTGACCTCGTTCGGTTTCGACATGGCGGTCACCGACACCTTCTCCGCCCTGCTGTCCGGGGCCGCCGCGGTACCCATCGACATCCGCAGCACCGGGCTGGCCCGGCTCGCCGCCCTGCTCGCCGAGCGCGGGGTGACGATCTACCACTCCACCCCCACCGTCTACCGCTACCTGATGGCCGGCCTGGAAGGGACGGGCACGCTCGCCGACCTCCGGGTCGTACTGCTCGGCGGTGAGGAGGTGACCGCGCGGGACGTCCGGTCGTGCCGGGAGCACATCGGGCCGGGGTGCGTGTTCGTCAACGGGTACGGCACGACCGAGGTCAGCTTCATCGCGCAGCACCACCTACCCGCCTCGGCGCCCCTGCCGGACGGCATCGTCCCCATCGGGCGCCCGCTGGACGGCATCGAGGTACTCCTGCTGGACGGCGATGGCAAGCCCGGTACCGAGGGCGAGATCCTGGTGCGCAGCCCGCATGTCGCGCTCGGCTACCACGGCGAGGCGAGCGGCGCGGGCAGCCGGTTCGGCACCAGGGAGGGCGAACGCACCTACCGCACCGGCGACCTTGCCCGCAGGCTGCCGGACGGCACGCTCACCTTCCTCGGCCGGGCCGACCGCCAGGTGAAGATCCGCGGCCACCGGGTGGAGCTCGGCGAGGTGGAGACCCGGCTGGCCGACCTGCCGCAGGTGGCGCAGGCCGCCGTGCTGGCAAGGCGCGGTGCCGCGGGCGACGACACCGAACTGGTCGGCTACGCCGTGCCGAGCGAGGACGGTGCGTTCGACCCCGCTGCGGCCAGGGACGCGCTGGCAGCCCGGCTACCGGCCTACATGCTGCCCAGAGTGATCGTCGAGCTGGCCGAGCTGCCGCTCACCGTCACCGGGAAGCTGGACGAGCGCGCGCTGCCCGCACCGCCGCCACCCGCACCGGCCGCCGAGCAGGCGGCCCGGACCGAGCTGGAGAGCGTGATCGCGCGGGCCTGGTGCGAGACGCTGGGCCTGGACGCGGTGGGCAGGGACGAGCACTTCTTCGACCTCGGCGGCCATTCCCTGCTGATGGCGCTGGTCCAGCTCCGCCTTGCCGACGCGCTCGGCAGCAAACCGCCGATGGCAACACTGTTCGCGCACCCGACGGTCGGCGCGCTGGCGGAACACCTCGCCGGGACCGCCACCGCGGAACCGGAGGCCGGGGCGGCCGCCGCGGACCGGGCCGCACGGCGCAGGCAGGCACGCACGAAACGGGCACGGCGATGA